In one Salvelinus sp. IW2-2015 linkage group LG26, ASM291031v2, whole genome shotgun sequence genomic region, the following are encoded:
- the LOC111953086 gene encoding zinc finger CCHC domain-containing protein 14 isoform X2 — protein MVENRCSVQREGVYRWFSILNSAQRAEFICGLLDLCVPIELRFLGSCLEDLARKDYHSLRDAEIKANNPADLSNLTNITDEVVRSKLLISLALLSSDNREAAGVLFRTLTHIDSIINNYGLQLNDGQTEEQFLLLFTMASNHPAFSFHQKQVLRQELTQIQEILQVTCGEQQPGTGGGGGTGALATLSPATSIPTYITAPTLDSCQVGCPCSHKTLHREVGAGRGNEGIVPESMPHMPSLSCKELPVKVHVGKPSKVNIERIDLRGVTNKGGKPSEYMLEVKWSDSSVSTVSRTHQEVLDFLSQVSQLFSDEGLEKFLPQSLGLDQTSELDPRCLTALPVHILKHYRARLFFSTTAPTPTATVPSFLPTANLGCLLQYRGANRAVCGVASIQPVMSIHNSIQPCSPNQLLPQGTVPTLPHGRVGVSGGDNAPSPKHLQNPGPPQMSCPEQNGILDWLRKLRLHKYYPVFKQLTMEEFLGLTEEDLNKYDLTQGAKKKLKTQLELQKEKMEKRYLMSQFPVSCSGIARVTPSSHIGPVEQVHSSNNTELHVEVETGMHPLPRDSSSSSGYSSSSSSPITPLCLSREGAFDRAKEPHRRMGSGLDLAEKDRTCVLLNPTVTTGPSRPTAQVLPVQNDPTPCPSHIGLPPPSLPLLSPRRILGSPRKSRPPPLCPNERAKPLGSGVAVGVRLESLFPGLSVDSVGFPPLHQDSAGPQGPSGVTMLRSLPGLMVETSTALTTTSNTLHHVSHPPLHLQVSPSLPRAGHYPYPSSSASSSSLSPSFKSAFPSVSGIPMGTVSSVPIAAVPGNTYCVNSSAAVLPSSSPTSMENSGYTVASGSTPSPSVCVXSSCGCSGNCGSYGALPASYAGYFQHPFSGTSVFTLGPLLHLSPLLAGSSTAFPYPLVAQPLYNSSMSHSHATQGQQGLVLPPMQGFLGAGANMYQHHGVVGNGGHKKPGSLSCYNCGVIGHRAQECKQPPMDAAQQGTFRLKYAPKSDSQDSGD, from the exons ATGGTTGAAAATCGATGCTCCGTTCAAAGGGAAGGGGTCTACCGCTGGTTTTCGATATTGAACTCGGCCCAGAGAGCTGAGTTCATTTGTGGGCTTTTGGACCTCTGTGTTCCCATCGAACTACGCTTCCTCGGGTCGTGCTTGGAAGATTTAGCCCGCAAGGACTATCACTCCCTCAGGGATGCCGAGATCAAAGCCAACAACCCCGCTGACCTCTCGAACCTTACCAACATCACGGACGAGGTCGTGAGGAGCAAGCTGCTCATCTCCCTCGCACTTCTCAGCTCCGACAATCGAGAGGCGGCGGGTGTTCTCTTCCGAACGCTCACGCACATCGACAGCATCATAAACAACTACGGCCTGCAGCTCAACGATGGACAAACGGAGGAGCAGTTCCTTCTCCTCTTCACCATGGCATCCAATCACCCGGCTTTCAGCTTTCACCAGAAGCAGGTGCTAAGACAGGAGCTGACCCAGATCCAGGAGATCCTGCAGGTCACCTGTGGAGAGCAGCAGCCCGGGACTGGCGGCGGCGGCGGGACTGGAGCGCTGGCCACCCTGTCTCCCGCCACTAGCATCCCAACCTACATCACTGCGCCCACCCTCGACTCCTGTCAGGTCGGGTGTCCATGTTCTCATAAG ACACTGCACCGAGAGGTCGGGGCAGGGCGAGGGAACGAGGGAATTGTCCCAGAATCCATGCCTCACATGCCATCTCTCTCATGCAAGGAGCTGCCAGTCAAGGTGCATGTTGGGAAACCCAGCAAAG TGAACATAGAGAGGATAGACCTGAGGGGGGTAACCAACAAGGGGGGGAAACCAAGTGAATATATGCTTGAG GTCAAATGGTCAGACTCCTCTGTGTCCACTGTGAGCAGGACTCACCAGGAGGTGCTGGACTTTCTCTCCCAG GTCTCCCAGCTTTTCTCTGATGAAGGTTTAGAGAAGTTCCTGCCTCAGTCCCTTGGCCTTGATCAGACCTCTGAGCTGGACCCCAG GTGCCTGACAGCGCTTCCAGTTCACATTCTCAAACACTACCGGGCCAGACTCTTCTTCAGCACTACTGCCCCCACCCCCACCGCCACCGTCCCCTCCTTTCTCCCCACTGCAA ATCTTGGCTGCCTGCTTCAATACAGAGGAGCCAACAG ggctgtgtgtggtgtggccagTATCCAGCCAGTCATGAGCATTCACAACTCCATTCAGCCTTGCTCTCCAAACCAGCTGCTCCCCCAGGGCACAGTGCCCACCCTTCCCCACGGCAGGGTGGGGGTATCAGGGGGGGACAACGCGCCCTCTCCCAAGCACCTCCAGAATCCTGGCCCTCCACAGATGAGTTGCCCAGAACAGAATGGCATCCTGGACTGGCTGAGGAAACTCCGCCTGCACAAGTACTACCCAGTCTTCAAACAGCTGACCATGGAGGAG TTCCTTGGACTCACAGAGGAGGATCTGAACAAGTATGACCTCACCCAGGGAGCCAAGAAAAAGCTGAAGACGCAGCTGGAACTGCAGAA ggagaagatggagaagagGTATTTGATGTCCCAGTTCCCTGTGTCCTGTAGTGGCATCGCCAGGGTTACTCCATCCAGCCACATTGGTCCAGTGGAACAAGTCCACTCCAGCAACAACACAG AGCTACATGTGGAGGTAGAGACGGGCATGCACCCTCTCCCCCGGGACAGCAGCTCCTCCTCAGGTTATTCCAGCTCTTCCTCCAGCCCCATTACCCCTCTGTGTCTGTCCCGGGAAGGGGCCTTCGACAGGGCCAAGGAGCCACACAGAC GTATGGGGTCAGGACTAGACCTCGCAGAGAAGGACAGGACATGTGTTCTCCTGAACCCCACCGTTACAACAGGTCCTAGTCGGCCCACTGCTCAGGTTCTTCCCGTGCAGAATGATCCTACTCCCTGCCCCTCCCACATTGGCCTTCCTCCACCCTCCTTGCCCCTACTGTCACCAAGACGCATCCTGGGTTCCCCCCGTAAGTCCCGGCCCCCTCCCCTTTGCCCTAATGAGCGGGCCAAACCCCTGGGTTCAGGCGTAGCTGTTGGGGTGCGTCTGGAGAGCCTGTTCCCTGGCCTGAGTGTGGACAGTGTGGGGTTCCCTCCCCTCCACCAGGATTCTGCTGGGCCCCAGGGGCCCTCTGGGGTCACCATGCTGCGCTCCCTTCCAGGCCTGATGGTGGAGACCAGCACCGCCCTCACCACCACCTCCAACACCCTGCACCACGTCTCACACCCCCCTCTACACCTACAGGTGTCCCCCTCCTTACCCCGTGCTGGACACTACCCTTACCCGTCTTCCTCRGCCTCCTCTTCCTCGTTATCTCCCTCCTTTAAGTCAGCCTTCCCATCTGTGAGTGGCATTCCCATGGGAACCGTGAGCAGCGTTCCCATAGCAGCGGTGCCAGGCAACACCTATTGTGTCAACAGTAGCGCTGCTGTCCTGCCAAGCTCCAGTCCCACTTCCATGGAGAACAGTGGCTACACCGTCGCCTCTGGCTCCACCCCAAGCCCCTCTGTGTGCGTGTGRAGCTCCTGTGGTTGCAGTGGGAACTGTGGTTCCTACGGGGCCCTCCCGGCCAGCTACGCAGGGTACTTCCAGCACCCCTTCTCAGGGACGTCAGTGTTCACCCTGGGTCCCCTGCTTCACCTCAGTCCCCTGCTGGCTGGGAGCAGTACTGCCTTCCCCTACCCCCTGGTGGCACAACCCCTCTACAACAGCAGCATGTCTCACAGCCATGCCACACAGGGGCAGCAGGGGCTGGTCCTGCCCCCCATGCAGGGCTTTCTGGGGGCCGGGGCCAACATGTATCAGCATCATGGAGTGGTGGGGAACGGAGGGCACAAGAAGCCAGGGAGCCTGTCCTGCTACAACTGTGGGGTCATCGGCCATCGGGCACAGGAATGCAAGCAGCCACCCATGGACGCTGCTCAGCAAG GCACATTTCGGCTGAAGTATGCTCCTAAATCAGACAGCCAGGACTCAGGGGACTAA
- the LOC111953086 gene encoding zinc finger CCHC domain-containing protein 14 isoform X1 translates to MVENRCSVQREGVYRWFSILNSAQRAEFICGLLDLCVPIELRFLGSCLEDLARKDYHSLRDAEIKANNPADLSNLTNITDEVVRSKLLISLALLSSDNREAAGVLFRTLTHIDSIINNYGLQLNDGQTEEQFLLLFTMASNHPAFSFHQKQVLRQELTQIQEILQVTCGEQQPGTGGGGGTGALATLSPATSIPTYITAPTLDSCQVGCPCSHKTLHREVGAGRGNEGIVPESMPHMPSLSCKELPVKVHVGKPSKVNIERIDLRGVTNKGGKPSEYMLEVKWSDSSVSTVSRTHQEVLDFLSQVSQLFSDEGLEKFLPQSLGLDQTSELDPRCLTALPVHILKHYRARLFFSTTAPTPTATVPSFLPTANLGCLLQYRGANRAVCGVASIQPVMSIHNSIQPCSPNQLLPQGTVPTLPHGRVGVSGGDNAPSPKHLQNPGPPQMSCPEQNGILDWLRKLRLHKYYPVFKQLTMEEFLGLTEEDLNKYDLTQGAKKKLKTQLELQNREKMEKRYLMSQFPVSCSGIARVTPSSHIGPVEQVHSSNNTELHVEVETGMHPLPRDSSSSSGYSSSSSSPITPLCLSREGAFDRAKEPHRRMGSGLDLAEKDRTCVLLNPTVTTGPSRPTAQVLPVQNDPTPCPSHIGLPPPSLPLLSPRRILGSPRKSRPPPLCPNERAKPLGSGVAVGVRLESLFPGLSVDSVGFPPLHQDSAGPQGPSGVTMLRSLPGLMVETSTALTTTSNTLHHVSHPPLHLQVSPSLPRAGHYPYPSSSASSSSLSPSFKSAFPSVSGIPMGTVSSVPIAAVPGNTYCVNSSAAVLPSSSPTSMENSGYTVASGSTPSPSVCVXSSCGCSGNCGSYGALPASYAGYFQHPFSGTSVFTLGPLLHLSPLLAGSSTAFPYPLVAQPLYNSSMSHSHATQGQQGLVLPPMQGFLGAGANMYQHHGVVGNGGHKKPGSLSCYNCGVIGHRAQECKQPPMDAAQQGTFRLKYAPKSDSQDSGD, encoded by the exons ATGGTTGAAAATCGATGCTCCGTTCAAAGGGAAGGGGTCTACCGCTGGTTTTCGATATTGAACTCGGCCCAGAGAGCTGAGTTCATTTGTGGGCTTTTGGACCTCTGTGTTCCCATCGAACTACGCTTCCTCGGGTCGTGCTTGGAAGATTTAGCCCGCAAGGACTATCACTCCCTCAGGGATGCCGAGATCAAAGCCAACAACCCCGCTGACCTCTCGAACCTTACCAACATCACGGACGAGGTCGTGAGGAGCAAGCTGCTCATCTCCCTCGCACTTCTCAGCTCCGACAATCGAGAGGCGGCGGGTGTTCTCTTCCGAACGCTCACGCACATCGACAGCATCATAAACAACTACGGCCTGCAGCTCAACGATGGACAAACGGAGGAGCAGTTCCTTCTCCTCTTCACCATGGCATCCAATCACCCGGCTTTCAGCTTTCACCAGAAGCAGGTGCTAAGACAGGAGCTGACCCAGATCCAGGAGATCCTGCAGGTCACCTGTGGAGAGCAGCAGCCCGGGACTGGCGGCGGCGGCGGGACTGGAGCGCTGGCCACCCTGTCTCCCGCCACTAGCATCCCAACCTACATCACTGCGCCCACCCTCGACTCCTGTCAGGTCGGGTGTCCATGTTCTCATAAG ACACTGCACCGAGAGGTCGGGGCAGGGCGAGGGAACGAGGGAATTGTCCCAGAATCCATGCCTCACATGCCATCTCTCTCATGCAAGGAGCTGCCAGTCAAGGTGCATGTTGGGAAACCCAGCAAAG TGAACATAGAGAGGATAGACCTGAGGGGGGTAACCAACAAGGGGGGGAAACCAAGTGAATATATGCTTGAG GTCAAATGGTCAGACTCCTCTGTGTCCACTGTGAGCAGGACTCACCAGGAGGTGCTGGACTTTCTCTCCCAG GTCTCCCAGCTTTTCTCTGATGAAGGTTTAGAGAAGTTCCTGCCTCAGTCCCTTGGCCTTGATCAGACCTCTGAGCTGGACCCCAG GTGCCTGACAGCGCTTCCAGTTCACATTCTCAAACACTACCGGGCCAGACTCTTCTTCAGCACTACTGCCCCCACCCCCACCGCCACCGTCCCCTCCTTTCTCCCCACTGCAA ATCTTGGCTGCCTGCTTCAATACAGAGGAGCCAACAG ggctgtgtgtggtgtggccagTATCCAGCCAGTCATGAGCATTCACAACTCCATTCAGCCTTGCTCTCCAAACCAGCTGCTCCCCCAGGGCACAGTGCCCACCCTTCCCCACGGCAGGGTGGGGGTATCAGGGGGGGACAACGCGCCCTCTCCCAAGCACCTCCAGAATCCTGGCCCTCCACAGATGAGTTGCCCAGAACAGAATGGCATCCTGGACTGGCTGAGGAAACTCCGCCTGCACAAGTACTACCCAGTCTTCAAACAGCTGACCATGGAGGAG TTCCTTGGACTCACAGAGGAGGATCTGAACAAGTATGACCTCACCCAGGGAGCCAAGAAAAAGCTGAAGACGCAGCTGGAACTGCAGAA tagggagaagatggagaagagGTATTTGATGTCCCAGTTCCCTGTGTCCTGTAGTGGCATCGCCAGGGTTACTCCATCCAGCCACATTGGTCCAGTGGAACAAGTCCACTCCAGCAACAACACAG AGCTACATGTGGAGGTAGAGACGGGCATGCACCCTCTCCCCCGGGACAGCAGCTCCTCCTCAGGTTATTCCAGCTCTTCCTCCAGCCCCATTACCCCTCTGTGTCTGTCCCGGGAAGGGGCCTTCGACAGGGCCAAGGAGCCACACAGAC GTATGGGGTCAGGACTAGACCTCGCAGAGAAGGACAGGACATGTGTTCTCCTGAACCCCACCGTTACAACAGGTCCTAGTCGGCCCACTGCTCAGGTTCTTCCCGTGCAGAATGATCCTACTCCCTGCCCCTCCCACATTGGCCTTCCTCCACCCTCCTTGCCCCTACTGTCACCAAGACGCATCCTGGGTTCCCCCCGTAAGTCCCGGCCCCCTCCCCTTTGCCCTAATGAGCGGGCCAAACCCCTGGGTTCAGGCGTAGCTGTTGGGGTGCGTCTGGAGAGCCTGTTCCCTGGCCTGAGTGTGGACAGTGTGGGGTTCCCTCCCCTCCACCAGGATTCTGCTGGGCCCCAGGGGCCCTCTGGGGTCACCATGCTGCGCTCCCTTCCAGGCCTGATGGTGGAGACCAGCACCGCCCTCACCACCACCTCCAACACCCTGCACCACGTCTCACACCCCCCTCTACACCTACAGGTGTCCCCCTCCTTACCCCGTGCTGGACACTACCCTTACCCGTCTTCCTCRGCCTCCTCTTCCTCGTTATCTCCCTCCTTTAAGTCAGCCTTCCCATCTGTGAGTGGCATTCCCATGGGAACCGTGAGCAGCGTTCCCATAGCAGCGGTGCCAGGCAACACCTATTGTGTCAACAGTAGCGCTGCTGTCCTGCCAAGCTCCAGTCCCACTTCCATGGAGAACAGTGGCTACACCGTCGCCTCTGGCTCCACCCCAAGCCCCTCTGTGTGCGTGTGRAGCTCCTGTGGTTGCAGTGGGAACTGTGGTTCCTACGGGGCCCTCCCGGCCAGCTACGCAGGGTACTTCCAGCACCCCTTCTCAGGGACGTCAGTGTTCACCCTGGGTCCCCTGCTTCACCTCAGTCCCCTGCTGGCTGGGAGCAGTACTGCCTTCCCCTACCCCCTGGTGGCACAACCCCTCTACAACAGCAGCATGTCTCACAGCCATGCCACACAGGGGCAGCAGGGGCTGGTCCTGCCCCCCATGCAGGGCTTTCTGGGGGCCGGGGCCAACATGTATCAGCATCATGGAGTGGTGGGGAACGGAGGGCACAAGAAGCCAGGGAGCCTGTCCTGCTACAACTGTGGGGTCATCGGCCATCGGGCACAGGAATGCAAGCAGCCACCCATGGACGCTGCTCAGCAAG GCACATTTCGGCTGAAGTATGCTCCTAAATCAGACAGCCAGGACTCAGGGGACTAA